One genomic region from Tachysurus fulvidraco isolate hzauxx_2018 chromosome 14, HZAU_PFXX_2.0, whole genome shotgun sequence encodes:
- the LOC113656702 gene encoding H-2 class II histocompatibility antigen, A-Q alpha chain-like: protein MKLLLIFFTLMCVTDTEAGAQHHDLDLVACSDTDQEYMVGSDGEEQFYADFKQKTLVKALPPFADPYEFPGGYEYAEGNMPICKRNLDGWKKDFKDMPVPQDAPQNSIYTRDDVQLGAQNTLICHFTRFFPPHVTVRWTKNGEDVTDESTLSQFYPNKDNTYNQFSHLPFTPQEGDIYTCKVEHEALGSADTRTWEVNVELPSVGPSVFCGVGLFVGLLGVATGTFFLVKGNQCN from the exons ATGAAGTTATTGTTGATCTTCTTCACACTCATGTGTGTGACGGACACTGAAGCAGGCG CTCAACACCACGATCTGGATTTAGTCGCTTGTTCAGACACTGATCAGGAGTATATGGTAGGGTCTGATGGAGAGGAGCAGTTTTATGCAGATTTTAAACAGAAGACGTTAGTGAAAGCGCTGCCTCCATTCGCTGATCCTTACGAATTCCCCGGAGGATACGAGTACGCCGAGGGTAACATGCCCATCTGTAAACGCAACTTAGACGGGTGGAAAAAAGACTTTAAAGACATGCCTGTGCCTCAGG ATGCCCCACAGAACTCCATCTATACTAGAGATGATGTACAGCTGGGAGCACAGAACACACTCATCTGTCACTTCACTCGTTTCTTCCCTCCACATGTTACTGTGCGCTGGACCAAGAATGGTGAAGATGTGACGGACGAATCCACACTCAGTCAGTTCTACCCGAATAAGGACAACACCTACAACCAGTTCTCTCACCTGCCCTTCACCCCACAGGAAGGAGACATTTACACCTGCAAAGTGGAGCACGAGGCGCTGGGTTCAGCTGACACCAGGACATGGG aggtgaaTGTTGAACTTCCCAGTGTTGGTCCgtctgtgttttgtggtgttggTCTGTTTGTAGGTTTGCTCGGAGTCGCTACTGGAACTTTCTTCCTTGTTAAAGGAAACCAGTGTAACTGA